The DNA segment CGTATTAATTGTGGATGTGCAATTTCCACTCCTCCCATCCCACACTCGAACGGTTTTGTCGCCCGATGCGGTCGCAAAGACTTCAGAGTTTGTTGGGTTCCAGCAAAGTTGATCGACACTGTCAGTGTGGCCCTTGCAACTGAATTCTCTAGTCTGGCAAACGTGACAGAGAAATTACACTACTTATTACATTACATACTGGGTATGCAGGGATGCTGCAAAATCACGTAACTTATGAATAATGAAAAAAGACCATCTTATATCACGTAAAATTGGcaaaaacgaaacaaaaacaaactggCAAAACACTAAGAGTTAACTCACAAGCCTATCACGATCAAGTGTAAAAACGCTGGCGGTTTGATCATAAGATCCCGAGGCAAGTTTTTTTCCATCCTTGTTCCACGCCACGGAGTGAACTTTTGCAGTGTGCGCCGAATGCTCCTTTGTCTtgctattttgtttaaaatgctGTTTCATTTGTTCGGCAAAGTTTGTCATTTTgttgtatgtttattgttatgtaacaATTAGATGATTTAACAATATAGTAATTCTGGAAAAAAGGAGCAGCACCATTAAAAAGAATACATTATATATAAAGAGTAAATAAAGTCGCACCtaatcagaaaaaaatttttttatcgaaTCATTGATGTATAAAAGTGTATAAACTTGGCAGCCATTTTAACCACTGACATTCATACAAGGATAAATTTATACCTAGCAGTTAACACATGtcattttaataaatcaaaattataaaatgcCAAAAATCCATTAGGACCAATTGAATATATGTTTCACATTAATAACACTCTTATACATAGCTATCAGCCTAAAGCTATATGGAGAGTAAAGCAAGTTAATGAAGACAACATTGTACCAGCATCAACAAACCATAAACATAACGTTTTTTGCTTAGTGTAATCACAAATAAGGCAactttttaccaaaaaatcCTTCAGCTCACTATTCTTATTACTGAAGTTATGGTGAATTCACATTGAACGAACACTCACACAAATATGATGGACAATAATACTGACAGTAGTTAGAAAACTAAACTTAAGCAAGTCAATGCAAAGAAATTGAATCTCTCAACCAAGCCACAGCAATCGCTGACACTGGATTTCAGTTAATCGTACGTATTTCGTGTATAAAATAAATCACAGAAAAATCATGAAATTAAACGTTTGCAAGAGCATAAAAAAGGTtaaagttcaacagttaaaGTAAACTTTCCAGTAATTCACACAATTATAGTAAGTGGATTTAGGTATCTTAGATATATTCTTGCTGTCGGTACTGGTCATTGGGTTCATTTTCTTCCAAAAATTCAGCATTTATCAGACTTGGTCTGGTTACTTTTAAGCGAACAATTCGTTGATTTTTAATCAGTCTTTTCTTCGCTTGCTTCTGTGTAgccattgttacatcatatcCGTTGACCTGGAGAATTTTGTCACCAACCTTAAGTCCAGCTCGTTCAGCGGGCCCGTCTTTAATTACTCGAGAGACAAAAATACCGGGGTCGTTTGGAACGAACGGATTCTTACTGGCGTCCTGGTCTATTCCACCGCCGATGGCAAATCCAAGAATTAAGCTTCCATCTTGTACGTCTTTTACAACCTCAATGCATTCACAAAGAACTTCACTTTCAAACGTATCAACATACTCCgccatttttattaaaaaacgaAACAGTTACTTCAGTACTTAACTCACAATTACTGTTACAACTAACAGTTTGTAAGGTATAATAGCAGAGCCGATAGATTGCCTCAACACTAGCAAACGACACCAGTTGCCCAAACGTTGTAAATAAAAGAAGACAGGTTTTAAGTGACGTGGCTCCTAGCGCACGTAAACTGACGATGTGGAGCCACAATTTTAGTTcaacaaatttgattttaatgaCTAATTAAGCTGACTAACTAGCCTATAATGGTTAAATATTAATTCTGACAAAAGTTTTATGATCTGTTTACGTGCTCCAAAGATGCCTTTGGCGTCGTTTACAATATGTCAACAGGTTTGACAATTTGTCAGTGGAAATATTCTCTTTAAACGTGCTTTCTTGCACTTACGAATGAAACTGCCTGACAGATAAATTCT comes from the Clavelina lepadiformis chromosome 5, kaClaLepa1.1, whole genome shotgun sequence genome and includes:
- the LOC143459520 gene encoding tax1-binding protein 3-like: MAEYVDTFESEVLCECIEVVKDVQDGSLILGFAIGGGIDQDASKNPFVPNDPGIFVSRVIKDGPAERAGLKVGDKILQVNGYDVTMATQKQAKKRLIKNQRIVRLKVTRPSLINAEFLEENEPNDQYRQQEYI